The proteins below come from a single bacterium genomic window:
- a CDS encoding EamA family transporter, with the protein MKILQRIHPVLLVVIAMFSVQWGAALAKSLFAEFGAITVVFWRVALGAVMLLIIVRPALRALNRKQWKTSIIFGIVLVSLNVTYYLSLERLPLGLCVTIEFIGPLAVAAWHSHRKLDFVWVALAAFGIALLNPFSGHIDPVGFVLALLAGAFWGLYIILGEKLGSATPGALGLTVAMSIGTLLLVPVKIMDAPEWLNILPALPFAAAVALLSSVIPYSFEIEALRRIPAKVFGIMMSLEPACAAVVGFLVLGERLTLLQCLAIAAVMTASFGAARGTPSVPMDD; encoded by the coding sequence ATGAAGATACTGCAGCGCATTCATCCGGTTTTATTGGTTGTCATCGCCATGTTCAGCGTACAATGGGGCGCGGCGCTCGCGAAATCCCTGTTTGCCGAATTTGGCGCCATCACGGTCGTGTTCTGGCGCGTGGCGCTGGGCGCGGTCATGCTACTGATCATCGTGCGTCCGGCGCTGCGCGCCTTAAACCGTAAGCAGTGGAAGACCAGCATCATTTTCGGCATCGTGTTGGTCAGTTTGAATGTCACGTATTATTTGTCTTTGGAACGTCTGCCGCTCGGCTTGTGCGTGACCATCGAATTTATCGGACCCTTAGCCGTAGCGGCCTGGCACAGTCATCGTAAGCTCGATTTTGTCTGGGTCGCGCTGGCGGCATTCGGTATTGCGCTGCTTAATCCGTTCAGCGGGCACATCGATCCGGTCGGATTTGTCCTCGCGTTATTGGCCGGCGCTTTCTGGGGGCTTTACATTATCCTCGGCGAGAAACTGGGCAGCGCGACGCCGGGCGCGCTCGGTTTAACCGTCGCGATGAGCATCGGCACTTTGTTATTGGTGCCGGTGAAGATCATGGATGCGCCGGAGTGGCTGAATATCCTGCCCGCGCTGCCGTTTGCCGCGGCGGTTGCGCTGCTCTCGTCCGTCATTCCGTACAGTTTTGAGATCGAAGCTTTACGCCGTATACCGGCTAAAGTATTCGGCATCATGATGAGCCTGGAACCGGCCTGTGCGGCCGTCGTCGGTTTCCTCGTACTCGGCGAGCGCCTGACGCTCTTGCAATGTTTAGCCATAGCCGCCGTCATGACGGCCAGTTTCGGCGCCGCGCGCGGCACTCCGAGCGTGCCGATGGATGATTGA